From the genome of Nicotiana sylvestris chromosome 2, ASM39365v2, whole genome shotgun sequence, one region includes:
- the LOC104225747 gene encoding probable aquaporin NIP-type isoform X1, with protein sequence MEEGAHAANIFRSQSDTNIGLSSSANSAVALAQKFIAEAIGAYFIIFAWFGSVEMNRLFDDESITSPGISMTWGAVAMVMIYSLGQVSGGHFNPAVTITFTIFHRFPWKLVRTNAPLYIIAQLIGSVLAFGTLALLLDVNLKDYFEYFPKLG encoded by the exons ATGGAAGAAGGTGCCCATGCAGCCAATATCTTTAGGTCCCAATCTGATACTAACATAGGGCTTTCTTCATCAGCTAATTCGGCTGTTGCACTAGCACAAAAG TTTATTGCAGAGGCAATTGGCGCATACTTCATTATATTTGCATGGTTTGGATCAGTTGAAATGAATAGGCTATTTGATGATGAGAGCATAACGTCTCCAGGGATAAGCATGACATGGGGAGCAGTTGCGATGGTGATGATTTACTCATTGGGACAAGTATCAGGAGGTCATTTTAATCCTGCTGTTACAATCACTTTCACTATCTTCCATCGCTTCccatggaaattagtacgtacTAAT GCACCTCTGTACATAATAGCTCAACTAATCGGCTCAGTTCTGGCATTCGGTACTTTAGCGCTACTGTTGGATGTGAATCTCAAAGATTATTTTGAATATTTTCCTAAATTGGGTTGA
- the LOC104225747 gene encoding probable aquaporin NIP-type isoform X2: protein MEEGAHAANIFRSQSDTNIGLSSSANSAVALAQKFIAEAIGAYFIIFAWFGSVEMNRLFDDESITSPGISMTWGAVAMVMIYSLGQVSGGHFNPAVTITFTIFHRFPWKLAPLYIIAQLIGSVLAFGTLALLLDVNLKDYFEYFPKLG from the exons ATGGAAGAAGGTGCCCATGCAGCCAATATCTTTAGGTCCCAATCTGATACTAACATAGGGCTTTCTTCATCAGCTAATTCGGCTGTTGCACTAGCACAAAAG TTTATTGCAGAGGCAATTGGCGCATACTTCATTATATTTGCATGGTTTGGATCAGTTGAAATGAATAGGCTATTTGATGATGAGAGCATAACGTCTCCAGGGATAAGCATGACATGGGGAGCAGTTGCGATGGTGATGATTTACTCATTGGGACAAGTATCAGGAGGTCATTTTAATCCTGCTGTTACAATCACTTTCACTATCTTCCATCGCTTCccatggaaatta GCACCTCTGTACATAATAGCTCAACTAATCGGCTCAGTTCTGGCATTCGGTACTTTAGCGCTACTGTTGGATGTGAATCTCAAAGATTATTTTGAATATTTTCCTAAATTGGGTTGA
- the LOC104225747 gene encoding probable aquaporin NIP-type isoform X3 — protein sequence MEEGAHAANIFRSQSDTNIGLSSSANSAVALAQKFIAEAIGAYFIIFAWFGSVEMNRLFDDESITSPGISMTWGAVAMVMIYSLGQVSGGHFNPAVTITFTIFHRFPWKLVN from the exons ATGGAAGAAGGTGCCCATGCAGCCAATATCTTTAGGTCCCAATCTGATACTAACATAGGGCTTTCTTCATCAGCTAATTCGGCTGTTGCACTAGCACAAAAG TTTATTGCAGAGGCAATTGGCGCATACTTCATTATATTTGCATGGTTTGGATCAGTTGAAATGAATAGGCTATTTGATGATGAGAGCATAACGTCTCCAGGGATAAGCATGACATGGGGAGCAGTTGCGATGGTGATGATTTACTCATTGGGACAAGTATCAGGAGGTCATTTTAATCCTGCTGTTACAATCACTTTCACTATCTTCCATCGCTTCccatggaaatta gtgaaTTGA